The DNA sequence GAATATGGGTTCAAACCGTCGGTTGCCCGCCGGTTCGAGTTTGCTGATCCTTAATCGACAGGCCGGCTTTAGGAAACCGACCCGATCTTAAGAATTAACTTATAGACTCAACACAAGCTGTTTGTACTTACCACACCACTTCTGATTCGAAGCGGTGTTACATGAATGTTTATTCCGTTTTCAAAAGAGCAAAAAACGCGCAAAATCCCTTACACCCTTTCCCTGATTCGTTCAAGGGCTTCCGGAATCGCGCAGCGGCGAGTAAACTCGCTCGCTTAATTGATCCTGCGTACTCTAACCGTCGACTGGCTTATTTGTCAAGCGGCCAAAACACATTTTTTAACAGAACCAACCTGTCCCTTCATCGGTCGCTCGCGCAACCCAATCCGTTCAAGTGACGCGAAATCTACGCGGACCGCCCCGCGCCGTCAATCCCTTTTTTCGAAAATTTTTCGCTTTCGCTCAATACCCTTGATTTCATTGGCCGAAATCGCTGCAAAATTTTTCGATATTCCGTTTGCGGGGGCCGCAAAAACCGCCGGCGCGGAGCCGATCGGGCCATGCGCCGGGCATTTTTCCCGCGCGCGCCGCTCCTCATCCGGGCCTCTATTCGCCCGATTATTGCGCTCTCCGCTTGCGTTTTGCGCCGCGCCGCGTATGCTGTGTCCCGACGTGCGCGCACGCATTTCGCCCGCGCCAGCAAAGGATGAATCCATGACGCCCCTCTTCGTTTTCCTCGCCATTCTAGCCGCACTGGTGCTTTGGTTCGTCTCGATCTACAACGGCCTCGTGCGCCTGCGCAACGTCGTCGACAACGCCTGGGCGCAGATCGACGTGCAGCTCAAGCGCCGCCACGATCTCATCCCCAACCTCATCGAAACCGTCAAGGGCTACGTGGGCCACGAACGCGGCACGCTCGAGGCCGTCACCAAGGCCCGCACCGACGCCATGCGCGCCCAAGGCCCGGCCGAAGCCGGCCATGCCGAAGCCGCCCTGTCCGGCGCCCTGCGCGGCCTCATGGTCAACGTCGAACGCTATCCGGACCTCAAGGCCTCGGCCAATTTCCTTGCGCTGCAAGAAGAACTGTCTTCCACCGAAAACAAGATTTCCTTCGCCCGCCAGGCCTACAACGACAGCGTCACCCGCTACAACACGCAGATCCAATCCATTCCGGCCAATCTGGTTGCGGGTCCCGCCGGCTTCTCCGCGCGCGAATTGTTCGAGCTGACGGATGCCGCGGAACGGGCCGTCCCGCAGGTGAAGTTTTAACTTCATATGCCTCATCGGATTATCGGATTCAAGGTAGGGACGCCTTTCCGAGGCGTCCGGCTGTTCCTGCCCTCCCGTCACCTGTCT is a window from the Deltaproteobacteria bacterium genome containing:
- a CDS encoding LemA family protein; protein product: MTPLFVFLAILAALVLWFVSIYNGLVRLRNVVDNAWAQIDVQLKRRHDLIPNLIETVKGYVGHERGTLEAVTKARTDAMRAQGPAEAGHAEAALSGALRGLMVNVERYPDLKASANFLALQEELSSTENKISFARQAYNDSVTRYNTQIQSIPANLVAGPAGFSARELFELTDAAERAVPQVKF